A window of Raineyella sp. W15-4 contains these coding sequences:
- a CDS encoding response regulator transcription factor, whose product MTAPVHVLLVDDQALVRAGFRMVLDAQPDITVVGEAGDGVEAVALAGRLAPDIVLIDIRMPRLDGVEATRRILATDPAARVIVLTTFDLDEYVYAALGAGASGFLLKDAGPEELLAAIRAVHSGDAVVAPSATRRLLDRLRPQLADNIDLRTPDERLAALTAREREVLGAVGRGLTNAEIADELFLSEATVKTHIGHILAKLALRDRVQMVVLAYDAGLVRPRP is encoded by the coding sequence GTGACCGCACCCGTCCACGTCCTGCTGGTCGACGACCAGGCCCTGGTCCGGGCCGGGTTCCGGATGGTGCTGGACGCCCAGCCCGATATCACCGTCGTCGGGGAGGCGGGCGACGGGGTGGAGGCGGTCGCACTGGCCGGCCGGCTGGCGCCGGACATCGTGCTGATCGACATCCGGATGCCGCGCCTCGATGGGGTCGAGGCGACCCGCCGGATCCTCGCCACGGACCCGGCGGCCCGGGTGATCGTGCTCACCACCTTCGACCTCGACGAGTACGTGTACGCCGCCCTCGGCGCCGGCGCGTCGGGCTTCCTGCTCAAGGACGCCGGGCCGGAGGAACTGCTCGCCGCGATCCGGGCGGTGCACTCCGGCGACGCGGTGGTCGCCCCGTCGGCGACCCGGCGGCTGTTGGACCGGCTGCGACCGCAGCTGGCCGACAATATCGACCTGCGCACCCCCGACGAGCGGCTGGCGGCGCTGACCGCCCGGGAGCGGGAGGTGCTCGGGGCGGTCGGCCGCGGGCTGACGAACGCCGAGATCGCCGACGAGCTGTTCCTCTCCGAGGCCACCGTGAAGACCCACATCGGCCACATCCTCGCCAAGCTCGCGCTGCGGGACCGGGTGCAGATGGTCGTCCTGGCGTACGACGCGGGACTGGTCCGGCCGCGCCCCTAG
- a CDS encoding sensor histidine kinase — MIAALRSWFVRHPMVGDGLIAALLFPPTLGSTLALHHSGPQWPYVVWSVAYVLPLVIRRTHPQWAALALFPAHLVQLAVADLPSFANVTVPIVLHSVATRTAPRRARLWLLIAAAASVAAGIDWGMSRDFRPVMTSVGDAIAAFVVCAAAWFMGRLGAERRRTELALRRRAAGEERTRIAREMHDVVAHSLSVIVVQADGGAYLARLHGQDASTLETVAATARTALTETRRLVGVLRDGTGGPVDWEPEASLEGIPALVAATRETGLPVTYAERGDPQAHPPLGAGAELTGYRIVQEALTNVLRHAGPDATAEVTLTHRSDGLRIAVVNTGRRPSPDGRGRSTADGSGHGLIGMQERVAAYDGELVAGPRPDGFEVIATLPAEESRP, encoded by the coding sequence GTGATCGCGGCGCTGAGGTCCTGGTTCGTCCGTCACCCGATGGTCGGCGATGGCCTGATCGCCGCGCTGCTCTTCCCGCCCACCCTGGGGTCGACGCTGGCCCTGCACCATTCCGGGCCCCAGTGGCCGTACGTGGTGTGGTCGGTGGCGTACGTCCTGCCGCTGGTGATCCGCCGGACCCATCCGCAGTGGGCGGCGCTGGCCCTGTTCCCGGCCCATCTGGTCCAGCTCGCGGTGGCCGACCTGCCGTCCTTCGCCAACGTCACCGTGCCGATCGTGCTGCACTCGGTCGCCACCCGGACCGCTCCGCGCCGGGCCCGGCTCTGGCTGCTGATCGCCGCGGCCGCGTCGGTCGCCGCCGGGATCGACTGGGGGATGTCCCGCGACTTCCGTCCGGTGATGACCAGCGTCGGCGACGCGATCGCCGCCTTCGTGGTCTGCGCCGCGGCCTGGTTCATGGGCCGGCTCGGCGCCGAGCGCCGGCGCACCGAGCTGGCGCTGCGGCGGCGGGCCGCCGGCGAGGAACGGACCCGGATCGCCCGGGAGATGCACGACGTGGTGGCCCACTCGCTGTCCGTCATCGTCGTCCAGGCCGACGGCGGCGCCTATCTGGCCCGGCTCCACGGGCAGGACGCGAGCACCCTGGAGACGGTCGCCGCGACCGCCCGGACCGCCCTGACGGAGACCCGCCGACTGGTCGGGGTGCTCCGGGACGGCACCGGAGGACCGGTCGACTGGGAGCCGGAGGCCTCGCTGGAGGGCATCCCGGCGCTGGTCGCCGCCACCCGGGAGACCGGCCTGCCGGTGACGTACGCCGAACGGGGCGACCCGCAGGCGCACCCGCCGCTCGGGGCGGGGGCGGAGCTGACCGGCTACCGGATCGTCCAGGAGGCGCTGACCAACGTGCTCCGCCACGCCGGGCCCGATGCCACCGCCGAGGTCACCCTGACCCACCGGTCCGACGGCCTGCGGATCGCCGTGGTCAACACCGGCCGCCGCCCCAGCCCCGACGGGCGGGGCCGGTCCACCGCGGACGGCAGTGGCCATGGCCTGATCGGGATGCAGGAACGGGTCGCCGCCTACGATGGGGAGCTGGTGGCCGGTCCGCGTCCCGACGGGTTCGAGGTGATCGCCACCCTGCCCGCCGAGGAGTCCCGCCCGTGA
- a CDS encoding PIN domain-containing protein, producing MNLWLLDASVLLASEDSDDQHHRDAVRLLNRDDPLATLDLAYYEVANVAVRAWRDPAAADRLRARVAALADDGGLERADPALLASATAIAGDHGISVYDAAYVAAARRAGAVLVSCDVRDLVSRGLARVPAEVIGT from the coding sequence GTGAACCTGTGGCTGCTCGATGCCAGTGTCCTCCTGGCGAGTGAGGATTCCGACGATCAGCATCACCGCGACGCCGTCCGGTTGCTCAACCGTGACGACCCGCTGGCCACCCTCGACCTCGCGTACTACGAGGTGGCGAATGTCGCGGTCCGGGCCTGGCGCGACCCGGCGGCCGCCGATCGGCTCCGCGCCCGGGTGGCGGCGCTCGCCGATGACGGCGGACTCGAGCGGGCCGACCCGGCGCTGCTGGCGAGCGCGACGGCCATCGCCGGCGATCACGGCATCTCGGTCTACGACGCGGCGTACGTGGCGGCGGCTCGCCGTGCCGGAGCCGTGCTGGTCAGCTGCGACGTCCGCGATCTGGTGTCCCGAGGACTCGCCCGTGTCCCTGCCGAGGTCATCGGGACGTGA
- a CDS encoding ribbon-helix-helix domain-containing protein → MVKVMVSFPDEVLRAIDAEADRRGTTRSALLRTFAEDALHQRSIRRAARMEEIAAAGDHARGHGGRVAEVLKANRPER, encoded by the coding sequence ATGGTAAAGGTCATGGTGTCGTTCCCCGATGAGGTGCTGAGGGCCATTGACGCCGAGGCGGATCGGCGCGGGACCACCCGCAGTGCGCTGCTGCGCACATTCGCAGAGGACGCACTGCACCAGCGCAGCATCCGCCGTGCGGCGCGGATGGAGGAGATCGCTGCGGCGGGTGATCACGCCCGCGGGCACGGCGGTCGTGTCGCGGAGGTCCTCAAGGCGAATCGGCCCGAACGGTGA
- a CDS encoding LCP family protein, producing MDPQHDRLRADSFAGATGWTVLTTVVPGVGLIRAGHRALGNLVIALVVGAAAALGVVIAVHREWALALVVNPAFLRVAGAGLGVVGLAWVGTIVAVHLRVRPLPVRRWQRWAGFLMVVVLTFAVAAPSAVGVRYAWSQADLVRAVFGGNTAQMAGTVPQVWKEKGRLNILLLGGDSGPDRTGMRTDTVMVASIDTTTGDTVLFGLPRNTARMPFPAGPLREAYPDGWYDGYNADDPLYFLNALYEFVPEQHPGLFPDTTHAGGDAMKAAVGEAMGIPIDYYAVVDLAGFERLIDAMGGVTVNINSYIPMGGSTDAHVPPKQWLSPGPSQHLDGNQALWYARGRYGSDDFQRMSRQRCVISALADQANVPNLLSRYEAIAREFQGVVLTDIPQEDLPSVLNLALLMRSANIRSIVFTNGVAGFRSAHPDFALMKTQVQEAIKESYAKTPATTPAAPAAPTTPTPTPTPTPTRSSRTTATPTPTPSPSPSETSVNVRSVCAYDPVAAEEATANPPYWVK from the coding sequence ATGGACCCCCAGCACGACCGGCTGCGCGCCGACTCCTTCGCCGGCGCCACCGGATGGACCGTCCTGACCACCGTCGTTCCCGGGGTCGGACTCATCCGTGCGGGCCATCGTGCCCTCGGCAACCTCGTCATCGCCTTGGTCGTCGGCGCCGCGGCGGCGCTCGGGGTGGTCATCGCGGTGCATCGTGAGTGGGCGCTGGCGCTGGTCGTCAACCCGGCCTTCCTGCGCGTCGCCGGGGCGGGGCTGGGGGTCGTCGGGCTGGCCTGGGTGGGAACGATCGTCGCGGTGCACCTGCGTGTCCGGCCGCTCCCGGTGCGCCGGTGGCAGCGCTGGGCGGGGTTCCTGATGGTCGTGGTGCTCACCTTCGCCGTCGCGGCGCCGTCCGCGGTCGGCGTCCGCTACGCCTGGTCGCAGGCGGACCTGGTCCGGGCCGTGTTCGGTGGCAACACCGCCCAGATGGCGGGTACCGTCCCCCAGGTGTGGAAGGAGAAGGGCCGGCTCAACATCCTGCTGCTCGGCGGTGACTCCGGACCGGACCGGACCGGGATGCGCACCGACACGGTGATGGTCGCCTCGATCGACACCACCACCGGCGACACCGTGCTCTTCGGGCTGCCCCGCAACACCGCCCGGATGCCCTTCCCGGCCGGGCCGCTGCGCGAGGCCTATCCGGACGGGTGGTACGACGGCTACAACGCCGACGACCCGCTGTACTTCCTCAACGCCCTCTACGAGTTCGTCCCAGAGCAGCACCCCGGCCTCTTCCCGGACACGACGCATGCCGGCGGTGACGCGATGAAAGCGGCGGTCGGTGAGGCAATGGGCATCCCGATCGACTACTACGCGGTCGTCGACCTGGCCGGTTTCGAGCGGCTGATCGACGCCATGGGTGGGGTCACGGTCAACATCAACAGCTACATCCCGATGGGCGGCAGCACCGACGCGCACGTGCCGCCCAAGCAGTGGCTCTCCCCCGGCCCCTCCCAGCACCTCGACGGCAACCAGGCGCTCTGGTACGCCCGCGGCCGGTACGGCTCCGACGACTTCCAGCGGATGAGCCGGCAGCGCTGTGTGATCAGCGCCCTCGCCGACCAGGCCAACGTCCCCAACCTGCTGAGCCGCTACGAAGCCATCGCCCGCGAGTTCCAGGGAGTGGTGCTCACCGACATCCCGCAGGAGGACCTGCCGTCGGTGCTCAACCTCGCCCTGCTGATGCGGTCGGCGAACATCCGGTCGATCGTCTTCACCAACGGCGTGGCCGGGTTCCGCTCGGCGCACCCCGACTTCGCGCTGATGAAGACCCAGGTGCAGGAGGCGATCAAGGAGTCGTACGCCAAGACGCCGGCCACCACCCCCGCCGCTCCGGCCGCGCCGACCACCCCGACACCGACCCCCACGCCCACCCCGACCCGCAGCTCCCGGACCACCGCGACGCCGACACCGACCCCCTCGCCGTCCCCGTCCGAGACCAGTGTCAATGTCCGCTCGGTGTGTGCGTACGACCCGGTGGCCGCCGAGGAGGCCACCGCGAACCCGCCGTACTGGGTGAAGTGA
- a CDS encoding ABC transporter ATP-binding protein, translating into MTTITAPPRAAVRTADLTRIYGSGDTAVRALDGVSVEFPAGRFTAIMGPSGSGKSTLMHCAAGLDAVTSGHAWIGDTDITTLNDHDLTVLRRDRVGFVFQAFNLLPTLDARANILLPLRLARRRPDRDWFDRLVEVLGLADRLDHRPAELSGGQQQRVAVARALVTRPEVVFADEPTGALDSVAGADLMGFLRRSVDEFGQTIVMVTHDAQAASYADRIVRLADGRIVADEER; encoded by the coding sequence ATGACCACGATCACCGCGCCACCACGCGCCGCCGTCCGGACCGCCGACCTGACCCGGATCTACGGATCCGGCGACACCGCCGTACGAGCCCTGGACGGGGTCAGCGTGGAGTTCCCCGCCGGCAGGTTCACCGCGATCATGGGGCCGTCCGGGTCCGGCAAGTCCACCCTGATGCACTGCGCTGCCGGCCTCGACGCGGTCACCTCGGGACATGCCTGGATCGGCGACACCGACATCACCACGCTCAACGACCATGACCTGACGGTGCTGCGCCGTGACCGGGTGGGGTTCGTCTTCCAGGCGTTCAACCTGCTGCCCACCCTCGACGCGCGGGCGAACATCCTGCTGCCGCTGCGGCTGGCCCGGCGCCGCCCGGACCGGGACTGGTTCGACCGGCTGGTCGAGGTGCTCGGGCTGGCCGACCGGCTCGATCACCGCCCGGCCGAGCTCTCCGGCGGCCAGCAGCAGCGGGTCGCGGTGGCCCGTGCCCTGGTCACCCGGCCCGAGGTGGTCTTCGCCGACGAGCCGACCGGGGCGCTGGACTCGGTGGCCGGCGCGGACCTGATGGGTTTCCTGCGCCGCAGCGTCGACGAGTTCGGCCAGACGATCGTGATGGTCACCCACGACGCGCAGGCGGCCTCGTACGCCGACCGGATCGTCCGGCTCGCCGACGGGCGGATCGTCGCCGACGAGGAGCGCTGA